One segment of Primulina tabacum isolate GXHZ01 chromosome 6, ASM2559414v2, whole genome shotgun sequence DNA contains the following:
- the LOC142549301 gene encoding uncharacterized protein LOC142549301, whose protein sequence is MSSCFPSSFIYVTNGSISCGVSKHTKGKKNPSLVKLPVDSNVSILSNKSSKDRNFSGPVTSQGSGIGILGGVSLESTLNFAKKLVNFKLDDGENGLPFVLCSDPALSKDLLSLERGSFPNLNHVKPASIGVDQSSVVENLRCKRNFLEKSGVSCIVMPCHVLHSWYDEISEGCSVPVLNMGVCVANELKEAKLRPLEAGSPLRIGVLATNVDLATRFYQEMLENEGFEVILPDKATMEHAVIPAVEALKRKDTEGAQNLFRIALQVLLVRAVNRIILASDEFLEVLPPDDPLWQKCILPINALARSTAKYAQSTGKSK, encoded by the exons ATGTCATCGTGTTTCCCATCATCATTCATTTATGTAACAAATGGGAGTATAAGTTGTGGTGTGAGTAAACATACAAAAGGGAAGAAAAACCCATCCCTTGTGAAGCTTCCGGTTGACAGTAATGTAAGTATTCTGTCGAATAAATCTTCAAAAGACAGGAATTTCAGTGGTCCCGTAACAAGTCAAGGCAGTGGGATTGGGATCCTTGGAGGTGTTTCATTGGAGTCCACACTTAATTTTGCTAAAAAGTTGGTGAACTTTAAGTTGGATGACGGAGAAAATGGCCTTCCTTTTGTCCTTTGTTCAGATCCTGCACTAAGCAAGGATCTTTTATCCCTTGAAAGAGGTTCTTTTCCTAATCTTAATCATGTAAAACCCGCAAGTATAGGTGTTGATCAAAGTTCAGTGGTTGAGAATTTAAGGTGTAAGAGGAATTTTCTCGAGAAATCGGGAGTATCTTGTATCGTAATGCCTTGTCATGTATTGCATTCTTGGTATGATGAAATTTCCGAGGGATGTTCCGTTCCTGTCCTGAATATGGGTGTGTGTGTGGCAAATGAACTCAAGGAGGCTAAGTTGAGGCCACTTGAAGCTGGAAGCCCTTTGCGTATAGGTGTTCTAGCGACCAATGTGGATTTGGCGACTAGATTTTATCAAGAAATGCTTGAAAATGAG GGATTTGAGGTTATCCTGCCAGACAAAGCAACAATGGAACATGCTGTGATTCCAGCAGTTGaagcattaaaaagaaaagacaCAGAAGGAGCACAGAATTTGTTCCGAATTGCGTTGCAAGTTCTATTAGTGAGAGCGGTGAACAGAATCATTCTTGCCTCCGATGAATTTCTGGAGGTCTTACCCCCAGACGATCCTCTGTGGCAAAAATGCATCCTCCCGATTAATGCTTTAGCCCGGTCGACCGCCAAGTATGCTCAATCAACGGGGAAAAGCAAGTAG